The Chryseobacterium indicum genome includes a window with the following:
- a CDS encoding TolC family protein → MKNNHKNITAVFILLFSFAGFGLKAQTPINLQTAISTALENNRNLKNEKLKSEYSKALIKSANDIPQTGVTFDYGQINSAYNDMKFGVSQNIAFPTVYKKQKNVYTEEWKKSLLNVSLKEYELKKAVSLTFYNILYWKEKERLLNEILKLYTDFSDKANLRLKAGESNILEKTTASSQKSAIEIQLKQLQQELAVLKIQFQWLLNTETDFIPEDSKSFANSLNEKLADHPLLKIWEQQKNISAEQIALEKAKMLPGLQLAYNLNSFKGLGPDDKLYNATPQFHSVQVGVSLPIFSGGQKARIEAAKVAQSVAESELKNAEFNLQNQLRKAREIYQSNLEIVSKYESSDLKNADVITETAKRQFIGGEINYLEFVILVNQAVQLKNNYTDAVWKLNQSAIELEYLTLNP, encoded by the coding sequence ATGAAAAATAATCATAAAAATATAACGGCTGTATTCATTTTGCTATTCAGCTTTGCAGGATTCGGACTGAAGGCACAAACGCCGATCAATCTTCAGACTGCGATCAGTACCGCACTGGAAAACAACAGAAATCTTAAAAACGAAAAACTGAAATCTGAATATTCCAAAGCTTTGATAAAATCGGCTAATGATATTCCGCAGACTGGTGTAACATTCGATTACGGACAAATCAACAGTGCGTACAACGATATGAAATTTGGCGTTTCCCAGAATATTGCTTTTCCGACAGTGTATAAAAAGCAGAAAAATGTATACACCGAAGAATGGAAAAAATCTCTACTGAATGTTTCCCTGAAAGAATATGAACTTAAAAAAGCAGTCAGTCTTACCTTTTACAACATTCTGTACTGGAAAGAAAAAGAAAGACTGCTGAATGAAATCCTGAAACTGTACACCGACTTTTCAGATAAAGCTAACCTCAGACTGAAAGCAGGGGAGAGCAATATTCTGGAAAAAACAACCGCTTCCAGCCAGAAATCGGCGATAGAAATTCAGTTAAAACAATTGCAGCAGGAATTAGCAGTATTAAAGATCCAGTTTCAGTGGCTTTTGAATACGGAAACCGATTTTATTCCCGAAGATTCAAAATCTTTTGCCAATTCTTTAAACGAAAAACTGGCGGATCATCCTTTGCTGAAAATCTGGGAACAGCAGAAAAATATTTCCGCAGAACAGATCGCGCTGGAAAAAGCAAAAATGCTTCCCGGTCTGCAATTGGCATATAACCTGAACAGTTTTAAAGGATTAGGACCGGATGATAAACTCTACAATGCAACACCTCAGTTTCATTCGGTTCAGGTTGGTGTTTCGCTTCCGATATTTTCAGGAGGTCAGAAAGCGAGAATTGAAGCCGCAAAAGTAGCGCAGTCTGTTGCAGAAAGTGAACTGAAAAACGCGGAATTCAACCTTCAGAATCAGCTTAGAAAAGCCAGAGAAATCTATCAGTCCAATCTGGAAATTGTTTCAAAATATGAAAGTTCCGACCTTAAAAATGCAGATGTCATTACCGAAACGGCAAAAAGACAGTTTATCGGCGGAGAAATCAATTACCTCGAATTTGTGATCCTCGTGAATCAGGCGGTACAGCTTAAAAACAATTACACCGATGCAGTCTGGAAACTTAACCAAAGTGCCATTGAACTGGAATACCTTACTTTAAATCCGTAA
- a CDS encoding efflux RND transporter periplasmic adaptor subunit: MKSISIYTLLISFFVFIQCKKEEAPKQEKSLPKDENVVTLTDAQLRNAPIETTTLSLQNIASTLKLNGMIDVPPQNLVSVSIPLGGYLKSSNLLPGMPVSRGQVIAVIENPQFIQLQQDYLMARSKAHFAELDYNRQKTLNQSQASSDKAMQLAQSEMNSQRILMNSLAQQLRLININPESLKSGSITKSVPVYSSINGFVSKVNVNIGKYVNPSDVLFELINPDDIHLNLKVYEKDLENLKKGQRFAAYTNADPSKKYYGEILLISKDISQGGLAEVHCHFDKYDHSLVPGMYMNAEIETSTSFSNSVPEESIVNFEGKDFVFVEVKKQTYRLTPVTLGETENGFIQILNSDDFKNKKIVTKNAYTLLMKLKNTEEEE; the protein is encoded by the coding sequence ATGAAATCAATTTCAATATATACCTTATTAATCAGCTTTTTTGTATTCATTCAATGTAAAAAAGAAGAAGCTCCGAAGCAGGAAAAAAGCCTCCCGAAAGACGAAAATGTAGTGACTTTAACCGATGCACAGTTAAGAAATGCACCGATAGAAACAACCACACTTTCGTTACAGAATATCGCTTCAACCCTGAAATTAAACGGAATGATCGATGTTCCGCCACAAAATTTGGTTTCAGTAAGCATTCCGCTTGGAGGTTATCTGAAATCCAGCAATCTTCTTCCGGGAATGCCGGTTTCCAGAGGTCAGGTGATTGCCGTGATTGAAAATCCGCAGTTTATTCAGCTTCAGCAGGATTATTTAATGGCAAGATCCAAAGCACATTTTGCAGAACTGGATTACAACCGTCAGAAAACCCTGAACCAAAGTCAGGCAAGCAGTGATAAAGCCATGCAGCTCGCTCAGTCTGAAATGAACAGCCAGAGAATTTTAATGAATTCATTGGCACAGCAGCTCAGACTCATCAATATCAATCCGGAATCTTTAAAATCGGGAAGCATTACGAAAAGCGTTCCGGTGTACAGCTCCATCAACGGTTTTGTAAGCAAAGTGAATGTGAATATCGGGAAATATGTAAATCCTTCGGATGTACTTTTTGAGCTTATCAATCCCGATGATATTCACCTGAATCTTAAAGTGTACGAAAAGGATCTGGAAAACCTGAAAAAAGGACAGCGTTTTGCAGCGTACACCAATGCAGATCCGAGCAAAAAATATTATGGGGAAATTCTTCTCATCAGCAAGGATATCAGTCAGGGCGGTTTGGCGGAAGTTCACTGCCATTTCGATAAATACGATCACAGTCTCGTTCCGGGAATGTATATGAATGCCGAAATTGAAACCAGTACCTCCTTTTCCAATTCGGTTCCGGAAGAAAGCATCGTGAATTTTGAAGGCAAAGACTTTGTGTTTGTTGAGGTTAAAAAACAGACGTACCGATTGACTCCGGTGACTTTAGGCGAAACGGAAAACGGGTTTATCCAGATTCTTAATTCTGATGATTTTAAGAATAAAAAGATCGTGACCAAAAATGCCTATACGCTTTTAATGAAGCTTAAAAATACGGAAGAAGAAGAATAA
- a CDS encoding thioredoxin family protein codes for MKTIVSAILMVVFSVGFHAQNRLENAKKTAAENKELILLNFSGSDWCIPCIKLHKNIIETEDFKKLESDKVIVYINADFPRNKKNQLSADMKKENASLADAYNKKGLFPYTLLLNSEGKILKSWEGLPSENALAFSKEIREIREKQK; via the coding sequence ATGAAAACAATAGTATCAGCTATTCTTATGGTTGTATTTTCCGTTGGTTTCCACGCACAAAACAGACTGGAAAACGCAAAAAAAACGGCTGCAGAAAATAAAGAACTCATTCTGCTTAACTTTTCCGGTTCAGACTGGTGTATTCCGTGTATCAAGCTTCATAAAAATATCATCGAAACAGAAGATTTCAAAAAACTGGAATCCGATAAAGTGATTGTTTACATCAACGCAGATTTCCCAAGAAATAAGAAAAATCAGCTTTCTGCGGATATGAAAAAAGAAAACGCTTCTCTTGCCGATGCATATAATAAAAAAGGCTTGTTTCCGTACACGCTTTTATTAAATTCAGAAGGGAAAATTCTGAAAAGCTGGGAAGGACTGCCTTCAGAAAATGCACTGGCTTTCAGTAAAGAGATCAGGGAAATCAGAGAAAAACAAAAATAA
- a CDS encoding FAD:protein FMN transferase has product MLREFKRPQKLMGNAFEITVVSSDEKSAYDHIDAAIDEIRRIEKLLTTFSDDSQTNLINQNAGIKPVKVDREIFDLIERSLRISRITDGYFDISYGGIDKSFWNFDREMKELPNPEKIKDHLKLVNYQNIILDGDNQTVFLREKGMRIGFGGIGKGYAAEMAKRILMERGVKSGIVNASGDLTTWGNQADGKPWTVGIADPDNAKQPFSYMNITDMAVATSGNYEKFVVINGKKYSHTINPKTGMPVSGVKSVTVFCPNAEIADAMATPVSIMGIDAALGMINQINHLECIIIDDEDRIYSSQNINLK; this is encoded by the coding sequence ATGCTTAGAGAATTCAAAAGACCTCAGAAACTAATGGGGAACGCTTTTGAAATTACCGTTGTAAGTAGTGATGAAAAATCCGCTTACGATCATATTGACGCCGCCATTGATGAAATCCGGAGAATCGAAAAACTGCTGACAACCTTCAGCGATGACAGTCAGACTAATCTCATTAATCAAAATGCGGGAATAAAGCCTGTAAAAGTAGACCGCGAGATTTTTGATCTCATTGAAAGGAGTTTGAGAATCAGCAGAATTACAGACGGCTACTTCGATATTTCTTACGGCGGAATCGATAAAAGTTTCTGGAATTTCGACCGTGAAATGAAAGAGCTTCCTAATCCTGAAAAAATAAAAGATCATCTGAAACTCGTTAATTATCAGAATATTATTCTCGATGGCGACAATCAGACGGTTTTTCTCAGAGAAAAAGGAATGCGCATCGGTTTTGGAGGAATCGGGAAAGGATATGCCGCAGAAATGGCAAAAAGAATTCTCATGGAACGAGGCGTAAAATCCGGAATTGTAAATGCTTCAGGCGATTTAACGACTTGGGGAAATCAGGCGGACGGAAAACCCTGGACCGTAGGAATTGCCGATCCCGACAATGCAAAACAGCCTTTTTCTTACATGAATATCACCGATATGGCTGTTGCAACTTCAGGAAATTACGAGAAATTCGTGGTCATCAACGGTAAAAAATATTCTCATACCATCAATCCCAAAACAGGAATGCCGGTTTCGGGCGTAAAAAGTGTTACCGTATTTTGTCCCAATGCAGAAATTGCCGACGCAATGGCGACTCCCGTCAGTATTATGGGAATCGATGCCGCGCTCGGTATGATCAACCAGATCAATCATCTGGAGTGCATTATCATCGACGATGAGGACAGAATTTATTCATCTCAAAACATTAACTTAAAATGA
- a CDS encoding DUF4266 domain-containing protein: MKNIIKNTRNVVQNLFGQLSPSSTPAFLLVPHKKSSVQAGLRRFNSLNYKTIAVLSIVTIPLLNSCTTVKEYEKNKLNDAEMVLGNRTIEKTELSFQSYREGSSGANAGKVGGGCGCN, translated from the coding sequence ATGAAAAATATAATTAAAAATACCAGAAATGTTGTTCAAAATTTATTTGGGCAGCTTTCACCGTCTTCCACTCCCGCTTTTTTGCTCGTTCCTCACAAAAAGAGCTCCGTTCAAGCCGGGCTGCGAAGATTCAACAGTTTAAATTACAAAACCATTGCAGTTCTTTCGATAGTAACAATTCCTTTGCTGAATTCCTGTACCACCGTAAAAGAATACGAAAAAAATAAACTCAACGATGCCGAAATGGTGCTCGGAAACAGAACCATTGAAAAGACTGAACTGAGCTTTCAGTCTTACAGAGAAGGTTCTTCAGGAGCCAATGCCGGAAAAGTGGGTGGTGGTTGCGGATGCAATTAA
- a CDS encoding DUF3570 domain-containing protein, producing MKKIIISVVALFGIFNAKAQENTNNEQPKKLTFDEANLVSSYYKQDGNNSAVTGGIGSEKLTDVSNTIDVTMVKYDKKDRKNKFNVSVGIDHYTSASSDMIDLKANSSASHADNRIYPALSWSRENTDKGTTLMAGVSTSFEFDYTSYGANIGFSQKTKNRMGEFTAKFQTYLDQVKLVTPIELRTGSNTGKEHDDYGTSGRNTFALSLAYSQIINQNFQVEFLADGVQQTGYLSLPFHRVYFNDKSVHQEALPDKRFKIPLGVRANYFLGDKVILRAYYRYYTDDWGLKSNTFSLETPVKVSPFVSVSPFYRYYSQTAAKYFAPYQQHTAFDDFYTSNYDLSKFDSHFYGAGIRISPKNGLFGVERLNMLEIRYGHYTKSIGMKSDIISLNLRFK from the coding sequence ATGAAAAAAATAATCATAAGTGTTGTTGCTCTTTTCGGAATTTTTAATGCAAAAGCACAGGAAAACACAAATAACGAACAGCCCAAAAAGCTGACTTTTGATGAAGCTAATTTAGTTTCAAGTTACTACAAACAGGACGGAAACAATTCTGCCGTTACAGGAGGAATAGGATCAGAAAAACTGACCGATGTTTCCAACACGATTGATGTAACGATGGTAAAATACGATAAAAAAGACCGTAAAAATAAATTCAATGTAAGTGTCGGGATCGATCATTATACTTCCGCATCTTCGGATATGATTGATCTGAAAGCCAATTCCTCGGCTTCCCACGCAGACAACAGAATTTATCCTGCATTAAGCTGGAGCCGCGAAAATACAGATAAAGGAACGACTTTAATGGCGGGTGTTTCTACCTCTTTCGAATTCGATTATACTTCTTACGGGGCAAACATCGGGTTTTCACAAAAAACGAAAAACAGAATGGGAGAGTTTACGGCTAAATTTCAGACCTATCTGGATCAGGTAAAATTAGTCACTCCAATCGAACTGAGAACGGGCAGCAATACGGGAAAAGAACATGATGATTACGGAACCAGCGGAAGAAATACCTTTGCTTTGTCTTTGGCGTATTCACAGATCATCAATCAGAACTTTCAGGTTGAATTTCTGGCGGACGGAGTTCAGCAGACCGGATATTTAAGCTTGCCGTTCCACAGGGTTTACTTTAATGATAAATCGGTTCATCAGGAAGCGTTGCCGGATAAAAGATTTAAAATTCCTTTGGGAGTACGAGCGAATTATTTCCTTGGAGACAAAGTGATTCTTAGAGCGTATTACCGTTATTATACCGACGATTGGGGCTTGAAATCCAATACGTTCAGCTTAGAAACACCGGTAAAAGTTTCTCCTTTTGTTTCGGTGAGTCCTTTCTATCGTTATTATTCTCAGACTGCAGCTAAGTATTTTGCGCCTTATCAGCAGCATACCGCCTTTGATGATTTCTACACCAGCAATTATGATCTGTCAAAATTCGACAGCCATTTTTACGGAGCAGGAATCAGAATCAGTCCGAAAAACGGTTTATTCGGGGTAGAACGACTGAATATGCTGGAAATACGATACGGACATTACACAAAATCAATCGGGATGAAATCTGATATTATTTCGTTAAATTTAAGGTTTAAATAA
- a CDS encoding VIT1/CCC1 transporter family protein: MHHQLEKHYVNRVGWLRAAVLGANDGLLSTTSIVIGVAAATPERNTIILAALAGMIAGAMSMAAGEYVSVSSQEDTEKADLLREKRELEEMPEVELLELAKIYEKRGVSKETALKVATELTEHDALAAHAHDELGINEITQAKPLQAALASFGSFALGALLPFIVSLVAPLKEMVYFQYGFSIIFLMILGAISARTGGSKIGISVLRICFWGTVAMGITALIGHLFGVTVA, from the coding sequence ATGCATCATCAGTTGGAAAAACATTATGTGAATCGAGTAGGCTGGCTTCGTGCAGCAGTTTTGGGAGCGAATGACGGATTATTATCAACCACAAGTATCGTTATTGGTGTTGCAGCAGCCACACCTGAAAGGAATACCATCATTCTTGCCGCGCTCGCCGGAATGATTGCCGGAGCGATGTCAATGGCTGCAGGAGAATATGTATCGGTAAGCTCGCAGGAAGATACCGAGAAAGCAGATCTCCTTCGCGAAAAGCGGGAACTTGAAGAAATGCCGGAAGTCGAACTTCTGGAACTGGCTAAAATTTATGAAAAAAGAGGCGTAAGCAAAGAAACAGCTTTGAAAGTAGCTACAGAACTTACGGAACACGATGCTTTGGCAGCTCACGCTCATGACGAGCTTGGAATTAACGAAATTACTCAGGCTAAACCGTTACAGGCTGCTTTGGCGTCATTCGGTTCTTTTGCTTTGGGAGCGTTACTGCCGTTTATCGTTTCACTGGTGGCTCCCTTAAAGGAAATGGTGTATTTTCAATATGGCTTTTCTATTATATTTCTGATGATTCTGGGTGCTATTTCAGCAAGAACAGGAGGCTCAAAAATAGGAATCTCCGTTCTCAGAATTTGTTTCTGGGGAACGGTTGCCATGGGAATTACGGCTTTAATCGGGCATCTTTTTGGGGTTACGGTTGCTTAA
- a CDS encoding methyltransferase domain-containing protein — protein MPWNPEIYNQFKNIRYKPFFDLSDLIKDEKPMKAIDLGCGTGEQTAILAEKFPEAEFIGIDSSAEMLEQSKSLENERLHFRQATTEEILESEENWDLIFSNAALQWSDNHHELFPKLISKLNCNGQLAIQMPYQPGNILNQILYEMSNEEPFKTQLNGWNRPSSVLTIDEYVQIIFENGLENLNIFQKVYPIIAEDHETLFNFISGSALIPYLERLSEDEQETFKTEFKRRIQKNFPKLPAVYSFKRILMYGRKV, from the coding sequence ATGCCCTGGAATCCTGAAATTTACAATCAGTTTAAAAACATTCGCTATAAACCTTTTTTTGATCTTTCAGATTTGATTAAAGATGAAAAACCAATGAAGGCAATCGATTTGGGATGCGGAACGGGTGAACAAACTGCAATATTAGCTGAAAAATTTCCCGAAGCTGAATTTATCGGAATAGATTCTTCTGCCGAAATGCTTGAGCAATCAAAAAGTCTTGAAAATGAACGTCTTCATTTCAGACAGGCGACAACAGAAGAAATTTTGGAAAGTGAAGAAAACTGGGATTTGATCTTCAGCAATGCGGCTCTGCAGTGGTCTGATAATCATCATGAATTATTCCCAAAACTGATTTCAAAACTGAACTGTAACGGACAACTTGCAATCCAAATGCCTTATCAGCCGGGAAATATTCTCAATCAGATTTTGTACGAAATGTCGAATGAGGAACCTTTCAAAACACAATTAAACGGCTGGAATCGCCCTTCTTCTGTTTTAACCATTGACGAATACGTACAGATTATATTTGAAAACGGACTTGAAAATTTAAATATATTTCAGAAGGTGTATCCTATTATCGCGGAAGATCATGAAACGCTATTTAATTTCATTTCGGGATCTGCATTAATTCCTTATCTGGAAAGACTTTCGGAGGATGAGCAGGAAACTTTTAAGACAGAATTTAAACGAAGGATTCAGAAAAATTTCCCTAAGCTTCCGGCAGTTTATTCTTTCAAAAGAATTTTAATGTATGGAAGAAAGGTATAA
- a CDS encoding Lrp/AsnC family transcriptional regulator, giving the protein MATENYIPDEKDLSILRILQKDAKLSVRDIAARINLSPTPTHERIKRMEKLGIIKEYTTVVDRKKVNKGMMVICMIALNVHNKKTAGKFIEEVGKLKEVVEFYNISGDFDFMLKILAPNMDEFHEFFVNKLSEIEGIGQTKSIFVMNSIKESSQIL; this is encoded by the coding sequence ATGGCAACAGAAAATTATATACCCGACGAAAAAGACCTTTCCATTCTCAGAATTTTACAGAAAGATGCGAAATTAAGCGTCCGCGATATTGCAGCAAGAATTAATCTGAGTCCCACTCCCACTCACGAAAGAATTAAACGGATGGAAAAACTGGGAATCATTAAAGAATATACTACCGTTGTTGACCGCAAAAAAGTGAATAAAGGTATGATGGTAATCTGTATGATCGCGCTGAACGTTCACAACAAAAAAACCGCAGGGAAATTCATCGAGGAAGTCGGAAAACTGAAAGAAGTGGTTGAATTTTATAACATCAGCGGAGATTTCGATTTTATGCTGAAAATTCTCGCTCCGAATATGGATGAATTTCATGAATTTTTCGTGAACAAGCTCTCTGAAATTGAAGGAATCGGACAGACGAAAAGTATTTTTGTGATGAACAGTATTAAGGAAAGTTCCCAGATTTTGTAG
- a CDS encoding MFS transporter, whose product MERKNLILILASVGTFVEALDIAIINLTIPSIQQQFGIGAETVQWLQTLYVLFFGGFLIIGGKLSDQLGRKKIFLLGLFLFMLTSLGAGLSESFVTLAIFRALQGLGAAFIMPSAMSIVTNTFKEDQERNRAIGIFSSFAAIGSGSGLSLGGIISTYLSWHWVFLINVPILFITLIFAYQYLPKDEKGLSQKTDLLSGILLVLGLLSLTYGTHELVHIKEQTLLVAGSLLLAVILLTSVVFRLKSVAQPLIDLKLLKHSSLVVSNLAFVALGAFFIGFLFSISLMLQKDMNHSAASAGLMLVPFSIMSALVAKFILPHVSKRLNSSQMGILGWIFMLSGALALLGSIYFGHPLSLVLFGAACISGIGMTFCFTGLSVLGIQDVNPSSYGVASSLSSTSYFLGAGIGLSFMTLMSQIFPSELAVGNLSLLILIGYAVFALTMLCFFIFKNIKIAKSEIAVS is encoded by the coding sequence ATGGAGAGAAAGAATTTGATATTGATTTTAGCATCGGTAGGAACATTTGTGGAGGCTTTGGATATTGCCATTATCAATCTCACGATTCCTTCTATTCAACAGCAATTCGGTATTGGTGCAGAAACCGTACAATGGCTTCAGACTTTATATGTATTATTTTTTGGCGGATTTCTGATTATCGGGGGAAAACTTTCTGATCAGCTCGGAAGAAAGAAAATTTTTCTTTTAGGATTATTCCTTTTTATGCTGACTTCTCTGGGAGCCGGTTTGTCTGAAAGTTTCGTAACTTTAGCTATTTTTCGTGCTTTACAGGGATTGGGAGCGGCTTTTATTATGCCTTCGGCAATGTCGATTGTGACGAATACTTTTAAAGAAGATCAGGAGAGAAACCGTGCGATCGGGATTTTCAGTTCTTTTGCTGCGATTGGTTCCGGAAGCGGACTTTCTTTGGGTGGAATCATCAGTACGTATCTGAGTTGGCATTGGGTTTTCTTAATTAATGTTCCGATTCTTTTCATCACGTTGATTTTCGCTTATCAGTATCTTCCGAAAGACGAGAAAGGATTATCCCAAAAAACAGATCTTCTTTCGGGAATTTTATTGGTTTTAGGATTGTTGAGTTTAACATACGGAACGCATGAGTTGGTTCATATTAAAGAACAGACTTTATTGGTTGCAGGTTCGTTACTTTTGGCGGTTATTTTACTGACTTCTGTCGTTTTCCGTTTAAAATCTGTTGCTCAGCCTTTGATCGATTTAAAATTGTTGAAACATTCATCTCTGGTAGTTTCCAATCTGGCTTTTGTGGCTTTAGGCGCTTTTTTCATCGGATTTTTGTTTTCAATTTCGCTGATGTTGCAGAAAGATATGAATCACAGTGCGGCTTCGGCGGGATTGATGTTGGTTCCTTTCAGCATTATGTCGGCTTTGGTAGCTAAATTTATTCTTCCTCATGTTTCCAAAAGATTAAATTCTTCGCAGATGGGAATTTTGGGCTGGATTTTCATGTTAAGCGGAGCTTTGGCATTATTGGGTTCCATTTATTTCGGGCATCCTTTGTCATTGGTTTTGTTCGGTGCAGCATGCATTTCGGGAATAGGAATGACGTTTTGTTTTACCGGTTTGTCTGTCTTGGGAATTCAGGACGTAAATCCTTCCTCTTACGGAGTGGCTTCGAGTCTGAGTTCGACAAGCTATTTTTTAGGCGCAGGAATCGGGCTGTCTTTTATGACGTTGATGAGCCAGATTTTTCCTTCTGAGCTGGCAGTGGGAAATTTGAGCCTGCTTATTCTGATCGGCTATGCCGTTTTTGCATTAACAATGTTGTGTTTTTTCATCTTTAAAAATATAAAAATAGCGAAATCTGAAATCGCTGTTTCGTAA
- a CDS encoding metallophosphoesterase, whose product MKIQIISDLHQEFGMSELSFDHADVVVLAGDVNLGTKGIEWIKTKIPDKPVIYVLGNHEYYKGSYPKTLNKIKAAAENSNVFVLEDGFADIDGIRFHGATLWTDFSVFGDPRYYGFVCQQGMNDYKKIKRDPSYSKMRSIDIYKIHQFSRLWLKESLENSKGMKNIVVTHHAPSLQSSPEHFKNDPLTSAYVSNLEDFILEYQPLYWIHGHIHTPKRYKIGETEIICNPHGYISEKYNGFERELIVEV is encoded by the coding sequence ATGAAAATACAAATCATCAGCGATCTGCATCAGGAATTTGGAATGTCGGAATTATCTTTTGATCATGCCGATGTCGTTGTTCTGGCAGGGGATGTTAATTTGGGAACGAAAGGAATTGAATGGATTAAAACAAAAATTCCCGATAAACCTGTGATTTATGTATTGGGAAATCATGAATATTATAAAGGTTCTTATCCTAAAACGTTAAATAAAATAAAAGCTGCCGCAGAAAATTCCAATGTTTTTGTGCTGGAAGACGGTTTTGCAGATATTGATGGGATTCGTTTTCATGGCGCAACGTTGTGGACGGATTTTTCTGTTTTCGGAGATCCGAGATATTACGGATTTGTCTGTCAGCAAGGAATGAACGATTATAAGAAAATTAAAAGAGATCCTTCCTATTCTAAGATGAGGTCGATTGATATTTATAAAATTCATCAGTTTTCGAGATTGTGGTTAAAAGAAAGTCTTGAAAATTCAAAGGGCATGAAGAATATTGTGGTTACTCATCATGCCCCGAGTTTACAGTCGAGTCCGGAACATTTTAAAAATGATCCATTAACTTCCGCATACGTTTCCAATCTGGAGGATTTTATTCTGGAATATCAACCGCTGTATTGGATTCACGGGCATATTCACACGCCGAAAAGATACAAAATAGGAGAGACGGAGATTATCTGCAATCCGCATGGTTACATTTCGGAAAAGTATAATGGATTTGAGAGGGAGCTGATTGTGGAGGTTTAA
- a CDS encoding Fic family protein: MKPPYIITGKILKLVASISEKIGEINANHLYKPNTELRKKNRIKTIQSSLEIEGNTLTEEQITALLDNKRIIAPAKDILEVHNAIKVYHDLRIFNPNKIKDLELAHSILMKDLVANAGKFRTTNVGIVKGSKVEHLAPGGAMVKGLMNDLFKYLKNDQDLILIKSCVFHYEFEFIHPFVDGNGRMGRLWQTLILMQQYPVFEYLPVESLIKANQQEYYNTLSESDKAGQSTPFIEFMLSIILQSLEQVLQSQNINLSTKDRIFLFKEKIGNRKFSRRDYLQTFKNISAPTASRDLKWAVDENILVKSGEQRLAEYRFIELKL, from the coding sequence TTGAAACCGCCTTACATTATTACCGGAAAAATATTAAAATTGGTTGCTTCTATTTCAGAGAAAATAGGAGAGATTAATGCGAATCATCTTTATAAGCCGAATACTGAACTGAGAAAGAAGAACAGGATTAAAACGATTCAGTCTTCTCTTGAAATTGAAGGCAACACGCTTACGGAAGAGCAGATAACTGCTCTGCTGGATAATAAACGGATTATTGCTCCTGCGAAAGATATTCTTGAAGTTCATAATGCAATAAAAGTCTATCATGATCTTAGAATTTTTAACCCCAATAAAATTAAAGATTTAGAGTTGGCTCATTCTATATTGATGAAGGATCTGGTCGCAAACGCAGGAAAATTCAGAACAACCAATGTGGGAATTGTAAAAGGTTCAAAAGTTGAACATCTTGCGCCGGGTGGAGCTATGGTAAAAGGATTAATGAATGATCTTTTTAAGTATTTAAAGAACGATCAGGATTTAATCTTAATTAAAAGCTGTGTTTTTCACTATGAATTTGAGTTTATACATCCTTTTGTCGACGGAAACGGAAGAATGGGAAGACTTTGGCAGACATTGATTTTGATGCAGCAATATCCTGTTTTTGAATATTTGCCGGTAGAAAGTCTTATTAAAGCAAATCAGCAGGAATATTATAATACACTTTCAGAATCTGATAAAGCGGGGCAGTCTACTCCTTTTATTGAGTTTATGCTATCTATAATTTTACAGTCTTTGGAACAGGTTCTGCAATCTCAAAATATTAATTTAAGCACGAAAGACAGAATATTTTTATTTAAAGAAAAAATTGGAAATAGAAAATTCAGCAGAAGAGATTATCTCCAAACTTTTAAAAATATTTCGGCACCTACGGCAAGCCGCGATCTGAAATGGGCTGTTGATGAGAATATTTTGGTGAAATCCGGTGAACAGAGATTGGCAGAATATCGTTTCATTGAATTAAAATTATAA